In Rutidosis leptorrhynchoides isolate AG116_Rl617_1_P2 chromosome 2, CSIRO_AGI_Rlap_v1, whole genome shotgun sequence, one genomic interval encodes:
- the LOC139893675 gene encoding NAC domain-containing protein 78-like, with translation MALSIVSTPAAASLAPGFRFHPTDEELVRYYLRRKVCGKSFRFDAISDVDVYKVEPWDLPGLSKLRTRDLEWYFFSVLDKKYGNGSRTNRATEKGYWKTTGKDRAVYHRSEQVGMKKTLVYHSGRAPKGARTNWVMHEYRLIDQDLQNAGIVQDSFVLCRIFQKSGSGPKNGEKYGAPFIEEEWEDDETIFVPKPEVCSSELPYDVDSGLDPNEIEEIFNTTTVEGGPLPLSIDCSVNKNPADASTIITSDPLISFAGASEFEQNDGSNTSFELPVQMGLDTESVNCGYMKEPINDMNFGNDYLLDEPYFDATSDFFHDESLFFQADDLKNDVHTDSGLDMLNEYILNPDVDNFYFQPTENKNTLLESSNVNGGTRQVTDTTLQPFDGKNYAFALPKEGNQDRETDKFAFLKKASYMLGNIPAPPAYASEFPTKYMASASRPSSSVNVASGMIHFGNVSFNGGAVDLSLGKHTQLNIVLSFGLGQREVSSATSDQIVKTISTASRSWFYCALMWILVLSLSFKIGSLVCSRSFMS, from the exons ATGGCATTATCGATTGTTTCCACACCAGCAGCTGCATCACTCGCTCCTGGATTTAGGTTTCATCCGACTGATGAAGAACTTGTACGGTACTATCTCAGGCGTAAGGTTTGCGGTAAATCGTTTCGATTTGATGCGATTTCTGATGTTGATGTTTATAAAGTTGAGCCCTGGGATCTTCCag GTTTGTCAAAATTAAGAACCAGGGACTTGGAATGGTACTTTTTCAGCGTGCTTGATAAGAAATATGGGAATGGATCCCGGACAAATCGGGCTACCGAAAAGGGCTATTGGAAGACTACAGGAAAGGACCGAGCTGTATACCATAGGTCTGAACAGGTTGGGATGAAGAAAACGTTGGTCTACCATAGTGGCCGGGCCCCAAAAGGTGCGAGAACAAACTGGGTTATGCATGAATACAGGCTAATCGATCAGGATCTTCAAAATGCTGGAATTGTGCAG GACTCATTTGTCTTGTGTCGGATCTTTCAAAAAAGTGGGTCTGGACCTAAGAATGGTGAAAAATACGGGGCTCCGTTTATCGAGGAGGAGTGGGAAGATGATGAGACAATATTTGTTCCCAAACCCGAAGTTTGTTCGTCAGAATTACCTTATGATGTGGATTCTGGTCTTGATCCTAATGAAATTGAGGAG ATTTTTAACACAACAACAGTAGAAGGTGGCCCGCTTCCTCTAAGTATCGATTGCAGTGTTAACAAGAACCCTGCTGATGCATCCACAATCATAACTAGTGACCCTCTAATATCTTTTGCTGGTGCAAGTGAATTTGAACAAAACGATGGATCTAATACATCGTTTGAGTTGCCTGTGCAGATGGGGTTAGATACTGAGTCCGTAAACTGTGGATATATGAAAGAACCTATCAATGACATGAATTTTGGCAATGATTATTTGCTTGATGAACCATATTTTGATGCTACTAGTGACTTCTTTCACGATGAAAGCTTATTCTTTCAAGCTGATGACCTCAAAAACGATGTGCATACGGATTCTGGTCTTGATATGCTCAACGAATATATCTTAAATCCAGATGTTGACAACTTCTATTTTCAACCAACTGAAAACAAGAACACTCTTCTTGAATCATCT AATGTGAACGGTGGAACCCGTCAAGTGACCGACACAACCCTACAGCCATTTGATGGAAAGAATTACGCTTTTGCCCTTCCAAAGGAAGGAAATCAAGACCGGGAAACAG ATAAGTTCGCTTTTCTCAAAAAAGCGAGCTACATGTTGGGGAATATTCCAGCTCCACCTGCGTATGCATCCGAGTTCCCAACCAAATACATGGCTTCTGCTTCTCGACCTTCAAGTTCGGTCAATGTGGCTTCTGGTATGATCCATTTCGGGAACGTGTCTTTCAATGGCGGTGCAGTGGACTTATCGTTGGGCAAGCACACTCAACTCAATATCGTTCTCTCCTTTGGGttgggtcaaagggaagtcagtTCTGCCACCTCAGATCAAATTGTGAAAACCATTTCAACAGCGTCTCGAAGTTGGTTCTATTGCGCGTTGATGTGGATTCTTGTGCTGTCTTTGAGCTTCAAGATTGGGTCTTTGGTATGCTCTAGGTCATTCATGAGTTGA
- the LOC139893673 gene encoding cell wall / vacuolar inhibitor of fructosidase 2-like — MVYSKFSYFLSLFILTISCTQNLNLFANGDINLIQKTCKTTKYYDLCISYLQSDSTSTEANTKGLAIIMAKFAITNASNINSYLSSNLMVKNTNDTLTKKVLKLCADKYLSATSSLQNSVQDLCSELYDYAYMHVMASSDYANACHNAYKRNPSLVYPPEMAAREDGLKHICDVAMGIIDGLVSI, encoded by the coding sequence ATGGTTTACTCCAAATTTTCTTATTTTCTATCACtttttattctcaccatttcttgcACTCAAAACCTTAATTTATTCGCCAATGGAGACATCAATTTAATCCAAAAAACATGCAAAACAACTAAATATTACGACCTTTGCATATCTTATCTTCAATCCGATTCAACAAGTACAGAAGCCAACACAAAAGGGCTCGCGATCATAATGGCAAAATTCGCAATAACAAATGCTAGTAACATCAACTCTTACTTATCATCTAACCTTATGGTAAAGAATACTAACGACACTTTAACAAAAAAAGTGTTAAAGCTATGCGCGGATAAGTATTTATCCGCGACTAGCTCATTGCAAAACTCGGTTCAAGATTTGTGTTCCGAGTTGTATGATTATGCTTATATGCATGTCATGGCCTCTTCTGATTACGCGAATGCGTGTCATAATGCATATAAAAGGAACCCGAGTTTGGTTTATCCACCGGAGATGGCGGCTAGAGAAGATGGTTTGAAGCATATTTGTGATGTGGCTATGGGAATTATTGATGGTCTAGTTAGTATATAA
- the LOC139893674 gene encoding malate dehydrogenase [NADP], chloroplastic yields the protein MTNSASMAVADLAITRHSHTTTNYLSSSPSLSYHRRLTFRHLPRTTTTTAIRCSVTSDKIQAPVGIDPNQKAECYGVFCLTYDLKAEEETKSWKKMINVAVSGAAGMISNHLLFKLASGEVFGPDQPIALKLLGSERSFGALEGVAMELEDSLFPLLREVSIGIDPYEVFQDIEWALLIGAKPRGPGMERADLLDINGQIFAEQGKALNAVASRNVKVMVVGNPCNTNALICMKNAPNIPAKNFHALTRLDENRAKCQLALKAGVFYDKVSNVTIWGNHSTTQVPDFLNAKIHGIPVPEVIRDRKWLEEDFTQIVQTRGGVLIKKWGRSSAASTAVSIVDAIRSLVTPTPEGDWFSTGVYTNGNPYGIAEDIVFSMPCRSKGDGDYELVKDVIFDDYLRKKIKKSEDELLAEKKCVAHLTGEGIAVCDLPEDTMLPGEM from the exons ATGACTAATTCAGCTTCAATGGCGGTTGCTGATTTAGCTATAACCAGACATAGCCACACTACTACTAATTACCTTTCATCTTCACCTAGTTTATCTTACCACCGCCGTCTCACTTTCCGACATCTTCCTCGTACTACCACGACCACCGCAATCCGCTGTTCTGTTACCTCCGA CAAAATTCAAGCACCAGTTGGAATTGATCCAAATCAAAAAGCAGAGTGTTATGGTGTCTTCTGTCTCACTTATGATCTCAAGGCT GAAGAAGAAACAAAGTCATGGAAGAAAATGATCAATGTTGCAGTTTCTGGTGCTGCTGGGATGATATCGAACCATTTACTCTTTAAG CTTGCATCTGGTGAGGTTTTTGGTCCGGATCAACCTATCGCTCTGAAACTTTTGGGATCTGAACGATCATTTGGAGCTCTCGAAG GGGTGGCGATGGAACTCGAGGATTCTTTGTTCCCTTTATTGCGAGAAGTTAGCATCGGCATAGATCCATACGAAGTATTTCAAGATATTGAATGGGCTCTTTTGATTGGAGCAAAACCTAGAGGACCTGGAATGGAACGTGCCGACTTGTTAGATATTAACGGACAGATCTTCGCTGAACAG GGTAAAGCTCTTAACGCCGTTGCTTCACGTAACGTTAAAGTCATGGTGGTCGGTAACCCCTGCAATACCAA TGCCTTGATATGTATGAAAAACGCTCCGAACATACCTGCGAAGAATTTTCATGCTTTAACTAGACTAGACGAGAATAGAGCTAAATGCCAG TTGGCTCTCAAAGCAGGGGTGTTCTATGATAAAGTTTCCAATGTCACAATTTGGGGAAACCACTCAACAACTCAG GTTCCGGACTTTTTAAACGCCAAGATACATGGAATCCCTGTACCAGAGGTTATTAGAGATAGGAAATGGTTAGAAGAGGATTTTACACAAATAGTTCAGACG AGAGGTGGAGTTTTAATTAAAAAATGGGGAAGATCTTCAGCTGCATCAACTGCGGTTTCTATTGTGGATGCGATAAGGTCTCTTGTAACACCTACACCCGAAGGTGATTGGTTTTCAACTGGA GTTTATACAAATGGAAATCCTTATGGAATAGCAGAGGATATTGTTTTCAGCATGCCCTGCAGGTCCAAG GGGGACGGTGACTACGAACTTGTCAAAGATGTGATATTTGACGACTACCTTCGTAAGAAAATTAAAAAG TCTGAGGATGAGTTGCTTGCTGAGAAGAAATGCGTAGCGCACCTGACGGGAGAG GGGATTGCTGTCTGTGACCTACCAGAAGATACAATGCTTCCCGGAGAAATGTAG